A window of the Osmia lignaria lignaria isolate PbOS001 chromosome 2, iyOsmLign1, whole genome shotgun sequence genome harbors these coding sequences:
- the LOC117607070 gene encoding uncharacterized protein LOC117607070 isoform X1 produces the protein MHPTATRHNRSSIQSAVPPTSTPSPIVHPQQQQQQILYGPIPNPTLTLQPCGTSLHPSCIYSGARRNAALTTPVPLHIQGKSSRWPPKNKLVRNPEYCQQQQQHIQQQLSYNPKSLVLFDQTTNTAPVPAPTASFLIASSTYTHGSFSGDQYNSGITLVPQAYFKSPDVQTFCLLQDRQQQQQQEQLSHGSYYNVSSTNTCNLQTINTNPLYQFHNPNPYASPANYSNQITSPVQTSQSNQIFPNPPVNLVFGNLQRDKSATTSATFDIATFKCGKNRLPAVNDSQIPSIAVESYSEWSSQPTTSSANNLLDIKPSANDAKPETTAYPLEKAVPNVPTKTQEEHYSDESSASFDFTIEAEKMVSALCNTSSNDIGKDETKNDKSDSAPLFNGAGDTISNKNTWFTDFCVDYGTSTSKAVQTDGANIDRAQYPELLRKVIYWGCTEAEVVLNNNCKINPKFGWLRNLSTATKTAVTKSSTCFPIFAGDRVFVSDLINALLRISNGWLILDNYLNKQHYPSLDDKLNCELIRCFQQWEENTHELLNQIVQTFMKLEENGDTSTVEQKPESFGTSFPGDVSVYTNHDLFDPSSGMKQESVNKRNDQDPPFNVAQLPRSGSLRNFGQYNVNQPRQSSEKETKLRSKWTITDNENVTTIDSTKSVGDIFPGHVESGTQSNGRFRSRGNPSSAKTDTSAQSLNAEFFHLRSKVLTESNQEPSRQWTFKDKKEELGENGSSPRENVDSIFRLQQRQLDENYESSYAQKCLSKMESSFLNPSISQQSMYFTSNNEAEHFYPNYAISPSYTVDYGHKHSKNIDQNHGSKGNMDLIYVGKSSTSQLQLAAVPKDKMTLLSQIEPSVPEKSSEEMTANLSAWFASIRNSDNRQMSFMNLADGNMENVTSRTAARHETSKDLGNCIRQLQIDANCQFQTLQNMQSIQTAPWNAYNLINNRIQVQQVPEEYDSSEDVRVYMKPGSYNVPKKRHQRRSNRRLDNSRNAVGESSANHRNHYSNKEKTYCAATSSTPLPRSIATSVTTTSSTGTITKLPFPASPIVPSSAFSLDNSPRILKRPDTTNYTVSEDVTWKAACASAEILLEALNVKKDTDSKKKESQLTDVSEEPERIKENDNGDSTSQLTRNQEKLKETFAKTVKDDKDVCGGVSSYEASEDESESTYRLSPNTSINEISRSSENKNGSSKMNVKTDSWLIRTLNNVSMANKQKRRKNTTKRHSSESSNSSVTENEQTAAVSSMTNGDVNAITMIKNVEETTCLKQSSVTSDRMKTSEKSDRITGKATYSETVRRCTSLSASFTEKKEFSKKGKLNIANASAISARKCQRKDLEKSYRLLHNKLCKFPGKKTTRNCNIDDPQETSKSVIGMKHGRKKENAEYIEFLDGKSDRGWSVWYSSKRKQSLSPLALSKLEMIHQAVWQMEEAEIFKCPSSRNNDLSSAHTIEDYCKVIKSPMFLETVEYKLKNRIYHKVEHAVRDFRRIVYNSRLYHKNDHDRVKTIETLSKKLEELFEEHFASWDFDDISGSPRESSPVFHRFKTTEQKSVTRRYSNAKKSPSPSITESI, from the exons ATGCACCCAACAGCTACACGACATAACCGATCGTCTATACAATCAGCCGTTCCACCTACGTCAACACCCTCGCCCATTGTACATccgcaacaacaacagcaacaaattCTTTACGGTCCTATCCCTAATCCAACATTGACTCTTCAACCATGTGGAACTAGTTTGCATCCGTCTTGTATTTATTCAGGAGCACGTCGTAATGCTGCATTGACTACTCCTGTTCCTTTACACATACAAG GCAAAAGCAGCAGATGGCCACCCAAGAATAAACTCGTACGAAATCCAGAATATTgtcagcaacaacagcaacataTTCAGCAACAACTATCCTACAACCCGAAGTCTTTGGTTCTGTTTGATCAAACAACAAATACTGCTCCGGTGCCTGCACCAACTGCCTCGTTTTTAATTGCCTCCTCAACCTACACCCATGGTTCCTTTTCTGGGGATCAGTACAATTCTGGAATCACTTTAGTACCACAAGCTTACTTCAAGTCTCCAGATGTTCAAACATTTTGCCTACTCCAAGATcgacaacagcaacagcaacaggaaCAACTGTCACATGGTTCCTATTACAATGTTTCATCCACAAACACTTGCAACTTGCAAACCATCAATACCAATCCGCTGTATCAATTTCATAACCCGAATCCTTACGCATCCCCAGCAAATTATTCGAATCAAATCACGAGCCCGGTTCAAACGTCTCAATCGAATCAAATCTTTCCCAATCCTCCGGTGAACTTGGTCTTTGGAAATCTGCaaagagataaatctgcgaccACCTCCGCCACCTTCGACATCGCAACATTTAAATGCGGTAAAAACCGATTACCAGCAGTGAACGATTCTCAAATTCCATCAATAGCTGTAGAGAGTTACAGTGAATGGTCATCGCAACCGACCACCTCGTCTGCTAATAATTTATTGGACATAAAGCCAAGTGCGAATGACGCAAAACCAGAAACCACGGCGTACCCTTTAGAGAAAGCTGTTCCAAATGTACCTACGAAAACCCAAGAAGAACATTATTCCGACGAATCTTCTGCCAGCTTCGATTTCACCATCGAAGCTGAGAAAATGGTCTCGGCGCTTTGCAACACATCTTCCAACGACATCGGTAAAGATGAAACGAAGAATGATAAATCCGATTCGGCACCGTTGTTCAATGGCGCTGGTGACACTATTTCGAACAAAAACACATGGTTTACCGATTTTTGCGTGGATTACGGAACCAGCACGTCGAAAGCCGTGCAAACGGATGGAGCAAACATCGATCGAGCCCAGTACCCAGAATTGTTGCGAAAAGTTATTTACTGGGGATGCACGGAAGCCGAGGtcgttttaaataataattgcaaaattaatccAAAATTCGGTTGGCTAAGAAACCTTTCCACCGCCACTAAAACGGCTGTTACGAAATCATCGACGTGCTTTCCGATCTTCGCCGGGGATCGTGTATTCGTCAGCGATCTGATAAACGCCTTGTTACGAATCAGTAACGGTTGGCTTATCCTCGACAATTATTTAAACAAGCAACATTATCCGAGTTTAGACGACAAGCTCAATTGCGAATTGATTAGATGCTTTCAACAATGGGAAGAGAACACGCACGAGCTGCTTAATCAGATTGTCCAAACGTTTATGAAACTCGAAGAGAACGGTGATACTTCTACGGTCGAGCAAAAACCAGAATCATTTGGAACCTCTTTTCCAGGTGACGTTTCAGTTTACACGAACCACGACTTGTTTGATCCGTCTTCGGGCATGAAACAAGAATCGGTTAACAAAAGGAACGATCAAGACCCGCCGTTCAATGTCGCTCAGTTGCCGAGAAGCGGAAGTCTGCGAAATTTCGGCCAGTACAACGTTAATCAACCGAGACAGTCGTCtgagaaagaaacaaaattgcGAAGTAAGTGGACTATTACTGACAATGAGAATGTAACGACAATAGACAGCACGAAATCCGTGGGTGATATTTTCCCAGGGCACGTGGAATCTGGAACTCAATCGAACGGTAGATTTCGTTCGAGAGGAAATCCGTCCAGCGCAAAGACCGACACGTCCGCGCAATCATTGAACGCGGAATTTTTTCACCTGAGAAGCAAAGTTCTGACGGAAAGTAACCAGGAGCCATCCAGGCAGTGGACGTTTAAGGATAAGAAGGAAGAACTGGGTGAAAACGGTTCGTCGCCACGGGAGAATGTCGATTCCATTTTTCGATTACAACAACGACAACTGGATGAAAATTACGAGTCCAGTTATGCCCAGAAATGTTTATCAAAGATGGAATCGTCGTTTCTGAACCCTTCGATTAGCCAGCAATCAATGTATTTTACCTCGAATAACGAGGCCGAACATTTTTATCCCAATTATGCCATTTCTCCTTCTTACACGGTAGATTATGGTCACAAACATTCGAAGAATATCGATCAGAATCACGGAAGCAAAGGGAATATGGATTTAATTTACGTTGGTAAATCGTCGACCAGTCAACTGCAATTAGCAGCAGTTCCAAAAGATAAAATGACGTTGCTCAGTCAGATTGAGCCAAGTGTACCGGAAAAATCGTCCGAGGAGATGACTGCCAATCTGTCCGCGTGGTTCGCCAGTATAAGAAATTCTGATAATCGTCAAATGTCGTTTATGAATCTCGCCGATGGGAATATGGAAAATGTAACCTCGCGAACAGCCGCTCGTCACGAAACGTCAAAGGACCTTGGTAATTGTATCAGACAATTACAAATCGATGCCAATTGTCAATTCCAAACGTTACAAAATATGCAAAGCATTCAAACGGCACCGTGGAACGCTTATAATCTGATCAATAACCGGATCCAAGTACAGCAAGTTCCGGAAGAATACGACAGCTCCGAGGACGTTCGAGTGTACATGAAACCAGGAAGTTACAACGTTCCAAAGAAAAGGCATCAGAGAAGATCGAATCGTCGTTTGGACAATTCACGAAACGCGGTCGGCGAATCTTCCGCTAATCATCGGAATCATTACAGCAATAAAGAAAAGACATATTGCGCGGCTACATCGTCGACACCTTTGCCTCGATCCATCGCAACATCCGTTACCACCACCAGTTCCACGGGTACAATAACGAAACTACCCTTTCCGGCCAGTCCTATCGTCCCCTCGTCTGCATTTTCTCTCGATAATTCGCCTAGAATTTTGAAACGTCCCGATACCACCAATTACACCGTATCCGAGGATGTCACTTGGAAAGCGGCATGTGCTTCCGCTGAAATTCTCTTGGAAGCATTAAACGTGAAAAAAGATACTGattcgaagaagaaagaaagccaGTTGACTGACGTTAGCGAGGAACCGGAacgtataaaagaaaatgataacgGCGACTCGACGTCGCAGCTAACGCGCAaccaagaaaaattaaaagaaaccttCGCGAAAACTGTGAAAGATGACAAAGATGTTTGCGGCGGTGTTTCAAGTTACGAAGCGTCCGAGGACGAGTCCGAATCAACTTATCGTCTTTCTCCCAACACGAGTATCAACGAGATTTCTCGGTcttctgaaaataaaaatg GTTCTAGTAAAATGAACGTAAAAACGGACTCGTGGTTAATTAGAACTTTGAACAACGTTAGTATGGCGAACAAACAGAAACGACGAAAAAATACCACCAAACGACATAGCTCGGAATCGTCGAACAGTTCGGTGACGGAAAACGAGCAAACCGCAGCGGTTTCATCGATGACCAATGGCGATGTAAACGCAATAACAATGATCAAAAACGTGGAAGAAACTACTTGCTTGAAACAAAGTTCAGTGACCAGCGATCGAATGAAAACATCGGAGAAAAGCGATCGAATCACTGGAAAAGCCACTTATTCCGAGACTGTAAGACGTTGCACTTCCTTGAGCGCATCCTTCACAGAGAAGAAAGAATTTagcaaaaaaggaaaattaaatatcGCTAATGCGTCGGCAATATCTGCGCGCAAATGTCAACGAAAAGATTTGGAAAAATCCTACCGTCTGTTGCACAACAAACTGTGCAAATTTCCTGGGAAAAAGACGACGAGAAATTGTAATATCGATGATCCCCAAGAAACATCCAAATCTGTAATTGGCATGAAACACGGTAGAAAAAAAGAGAATGCCGAGTATATTGAATTCTTAGATGGAAAAAGCGATCGAGGTTGGTCTGTATGGTACAGTTCGAAGAGAAAACAGAGCCTTAGCCCTCTTGCTCTGAGTAAGCTAGAAATGATCCATCAAGCGGTTTGGCAAATGGAGGAGGCAGAAATTTTCAAGTGTCCATCTTCCAGAAACAACGATCTTTCTTCTGCGCACACA ATCGAAGACTATTGTAAAGTTATCAAAAGTCCGATGTTTCTCGAAACTGTCGAGTACAAACTGAAGAATCGGATCTATCATAAAGTAGAACACGCAGTTAGAGACTTCCGTCGTATCGTTTATAATTCAAGATTATACCATAAG AACGATCATGACCGAGTGAAAACGATCGAGACGTTGTCGAAGAAACTTGAAGAATTATTTGAAGAACATTTTGCTAGCTGGGACTTTGATGACATTAGCGGAAGTCCAAGGGAAAGTTCGCCGGTATTTCATCGATTTAAAACTACTGAACAAAAGTCGGTAACACGACGTTATAGTAACGCGAAGAAAAGTCCGTCCCCTTCGATTACAGAAAGTATATGA
- the LOC117607070 gene encoding uncharacterized protein LOC117607070 isoform X4: MNIGKSSRWPPKNKLVRNPEYCQQQQQHIQQQLSYNPKSLVLFDQTTNTAPVPAPTASFLIASSTYTHGSFSGDQYNSGITLVPQAYFKSPDVQTFCLLQDRQQQQQQEQLSHGSYYNVSSTNTCNLQTINTNPLYQFHNPNPYASPANYSNQITSPVQTSQSNQIFPNPPVNLVFGNLQRDKSATTSATFDIATFKCGKNRLPAVNDSQIPSIAVESYSEWSSQPTTSSANNLLDIKPSANDAKPETTAYPLEKAVPNVPTKTQEEHYSDESSASFDFTIEAEKMVSALCNTSSNDIGKDETKNDKSDSAPLFNGAGDTISNKNTWFTDFCVDYGTSTSKAVQTDGANIDRAQYPELLRKVIYWGCTEAEVVLNNNCKINPKFGWLRNLSTATKTAVTKSSTCFPIFAGDRVFVSDLINALLRISNGWLILDNYLNKQHYPSLDDKLNCELIRCFQQWEENTHELLNQIVQTFMKLEENGDTSTVEQKPESFGTSFPGDVSVYTNHDLFDPSSGMKQESVNKRNDQDPPFNVAQLPRSGSLRNFGQYNVNQPRQSSEKETKLRSKWTITDNENVTTIDSTKSVGDIFPGHVESGTQSNGRFRSRGNPSSAKTDTSAQSLNAEFFHLRSKVLTESNQEPSRQWTFKDKKEELGENGSSPRENVDSIFRLQQRQLDENYESSYAQKCLSKMESSFLNPSISQQSMYFTSNNEAEHFYPNYAISPSYTVDYGHKHSKNIDQNHGSKGNMDLIYVGKSSTSQLQLAAVPKDKMTLLSQIEPSVPEKSSEEMTANLSAWFASIRNSDNRQMSFMNLADGNMENVTSRTAARHETSKDLGNCIRQLQIDANCQFQTLQNMQSIQTAPWNAYNLINNRIQVQQVPEEYDSSEDVRVYMKPGSYNVPKKRHQRRSNRRLDNSRNAVGESSANHRNHYSNKEKTYCAATSSTPLPRSIATSVTTTSSTGTITKLPFPASPIVPSSAFSLDNSPRILKRPDTTNYTVSEDVTWKAACASAEILLEALNVKKDTDSKKKESQLTDVSEEPERIKENDNGDSTSQLTRNQEKLKETFAKTVKDDKDVCGGVSSYEASEDESESTYRLSPNTSINEISRSSENKNGSSKMNVKTDSWLIRTLNNVSMANKQKRRKNTTKRHSSESSNSSVTENEQTAAVSSMTNGDVNAITMIKNVEETTCLKQSSVTSDRMKTSEKSDRITGKATYSETVRRCTSLSASFTEKKEFSKKGKLNIANASAISARKCQRKDLEKSYRLLHNKLCKFPGKKTTRNCNIDDPQETSKSVIGMKHGRKKENAEYIEFLDGKSDRGWSVWYSSKRKQSLSPLALSKLEMIHQAVWQMEEAEIFKCPSSRNNDLSSAHTIEDYCKVIKSPMFLETVEYKLKNRIYHKVEHAVRDFRRIVYNSRLYHKNDHDRVKTIETLSKKLEELFEEHFASWDFDDISGSPRESSPVFHRFKTTEQKSVTRRYSNAKKSPSPSITESI; this comes from the exons ATGAATATAGGCAAAAGCAGCAGATGGCCACCCAAGAATAAACTCGTACGAAATCCAGAATATTgtcagcaacaacagcaacataTTCAGCAACAACTATCCTACAACCCGAAGTCTTTGGTTCTGTTTGATCAAACAACAAATACTGCTCCGGTGCCTGCACCAACTGCCTCGTTTTTAATTGCCTCCTCAACCTACACCCATGGTTCCTTTTCTGGGGATCAGTACAATTCTGGAATCACTTTAGTACCACAAGCTTACTTCAAGTCTCCAGATGTTCAAACATTTTGCCTACTCCAAGATcgacaacagcaacagcaacaggaaCAACTGTCACATGGTTCCTATTACAATGTTTCATCCACAAACACTTGCAACTTGCAAACCATCAATACCAATCCGCTGTATCAATTTCATAACCCGAATCCTTACGCATCCCCAGCAAATTATTCGAATCAAATCACGAGCCCGGTTCAAACGTCTCAATCGAATCAAATCTTTCCCAATCCTCCGGTGAACTTGGTCTTTGGAAATCTGCaaagagataaatctgcgaccACCTCCGCCACCTTCGACATCGCAACATTTAAATGCGGTAAAAACCGATTACCAGCAGTGAACGATTCTCAAATTCCATCAATAGCTGTAGAGAGTTACAGTGAATGGTCATCGCAACCGACCACCTCGTCTGCTAATAATTTATTGGACATAAAGCCAAGTGCGAATGACGCAAAACCAGAAACCACGGCGTACCCTTTAGAGAAAGCTGTTCCAAATGTACCTACGAAAACCCAAGAAGAACATTATTCCGACGAATCTTCTGCCAGCTTCGATTTCACCATCGAAGCTGAGAAAATGGTCTCGGCGCTTTGCAACACATCTTCCAACGACATCGGTAAAGATGAAACGAAGAATGATAAATCCGATTCGGCACCGTTGTTCAATGGCGCTGGTGACACTATTTCGAACAAAAACACATGGTTTACCGATTTTTGCGTGGATTACGGAACCAGCACGTCGAAAGCCGTGCAAACGGATGGAGCAAACATCGATCGAGCCCAGTACCCAGAATTGTTGCGAAAAGTTATTTACTGGGGATGCACGGAAGCCGAGGtcgttttaaataataattgcaaaattaatccAAAATTCGGTTGGCTAAGAAACCTTTCCACCGCCACTAAAACGGCTGTTACGAAATCATCGACGTGCTTTCCGATCTTCGCCGGGGATCGTGTATTCGTCAGCGATCTGATAAACGCCTTGTTACGAATCAGTAACGGTTGGCTTATCCTCGACAATTATTTAAACAAGCAACATTATCCGAGTTTAGACGACAAGCTCAATTGCGAATTGATTAGATGCTTTCAACAATGGGAAGAGAACACGCACGAGCTGCTTAATCAGATTGTCCAAACGTTTATGAAACTCGAAGAGAACGGTGATACTTCTACGGTCGAGCAAAAACCAGAATCATTTGGAACCTCTTTTCCAGGTGACGTTTCAGTTTACACGAACCACGACTTGTTTGATCCGTCTTCGGGCATGAAACAAGAATCGGTTAACAAAAGGAACGATCAAGACCCGCCGTTCAATGTCGCTCAGTTGCCGAGAAGCGGAAGTCTGCGAAATTTCGGCCAGTACAACGTTAATCAACCGAGACAGTCGTCtgagaaagaaacaaaattgcGAAGTAAGTGGACTATTACTGACAATGAGAATGTAACGACAATAGACAGCACGAAATCCGTGGGTGATATTTTCCCAGGGCACGTGGAATCTGGAACTCAATCGAACGGTAGATTTCGTTCGAGAGGAAATCCGTCCAGCGCAAAGACCGACACGTCCGCGCAATCATTGAACGCGGAATTTTTTCACCTGAGAAGCAAAGTTCTGACGGAAAGTAACCAGGAGCCATCCAGGCAGTGGACGTTTAAGGATAAGAAGGAAGAACTGGGTGAAAACGGTTCGTCGCCACGGGAGAATGTCGATTCCATTTTTCGATTACAACAACGACAACTGGATGAAAATTACGAGTCCAGTTATGCCCAGAAATGTTTATCAAAGATGGAATCGTCGTTTCTGAACCCTTCGATTAGCCAGCAATCAATGTATTTTACCTCGAATAACGAGGCCGAACATTTTTATCCCAATTATGCCATTTCTCCTTCTTACACGGTAGATTATGGTCACAAACATTCGAAGAATATCGATCAGAATCACGGAAGCAAAGGGAATATGGATTTAATTTACGTTGGTAAATCGTCGACCAGTCAACTGCAATTAGCAGCAGTTCCAAAAGATAAAATGACGTTGCTCAGTCAGATTGAGCCAAGTGTACCGGAAAAATCGTCCGAGGAGATGACTGCCAATCTGTCCGCGTGGTTCGCCAGTATAAGAAATTCTGATAATCGTCAAATGTCGTTTATGAATCTCGCCGATGGGAATATGGAAAATGTAACCTCGCGAACAGCCGCTCGTCACGAAACGTCAAAGGACCTTGGTAATTGTATCAGACAATTACAAATCGATGCCAATTGTCAATTCCAAACGTTACAAAATATGCAAAGCATTCAAACGGCACCGTGGAACGCTTATAATCTGATCAATAACCGGATCCAAGTACAGCAAGTTCCGGAAGAATACGACAGCTCCGAGGACGTTCGAGTGTACATGAAACCAGGAAGTTACAACGTTCCAAAGAAAAGGCATCAGAGAAGATCGAATCGTCGTTTGGACAATTCACGAAACGCGGTCGGCGAATCTTCCGCTAATCATCGGAATCATTACAGCAATAAAGAAAAGACATATTGCGCGGCTACATCGTCGACACCTTTGCCTCGATCCATCGCAACATCCGTTACCACCACCAGTTCCACGGGTACAATAACGAAACTACCCTTTCCGGCCAGTCCTATCGTCCCCTCGTCTGCATTTTCTCTCGATAATTCGCCTAGAATTTTGAAACGTCCCGATACCACCAATTACACCGTATCCGAGGATGTCACTTGGAAAGCGGCATGTGCTTCCGCTGAAATTCTCTTGGAAGCATTAAACGTGAAAAAAGATACTGattcgaagaagaaagaaagccaGTTGACTGACGTTAGCGAGGAACCGGAacgtataaaagaaaatgataacgGCGACTCGACGTCGCAGCTAACGCGCAaccaagaaaaattaaaagaaaccttCGCGAAAACTGTGAAAGATGACAAAGATGTTTGCGGCGGTGTTTCAAGTTACGAAGCGTCCGAGGACGAGTCCGAATCAACTTATCGTCTTTCTCCCAACACGAGTATCAACGAGATTTCTCGGTcttctgaaaataaaaatg GTTCTAGTAAAATGAACGTAAAAACGGACTCGTGGTTAATTAGAACTTTGAACAACGTTAGTATGGCGAACAAACAGAAACGACGAAAAAATACCACCAAACGACATAGCTCGGAATCGTCGAACAGTTCGGTGACGGAAAACGAGCAAACCGCAGCGGTTTCATCGATGACCAATGGCGATGTAAACGCAATAACAATGATCAAAAACGTGGAAGAAACTACTTGCTTGAAACAAAGTTCAGTGACCAGCGATCGAATGAAAACATCGGAGAAAAGCGATCGAATCACTGGAAAAGCCACTTATTCCGAGACTGTAAGACGTTGCACTTCCTTGAGCGCATCCTTCACAGAGAAGAAAGAATTTagcaaaaaaggaaaattaaatatcGCTAATGCGTCGGCAATATCTGCGCGCAAATGTCAACGAAAAGATTTGGAAAAATCCTACCGTCTGTTGCACAACAAACTGTGCAAATTTCCTGGGAAAAAGACGACGAGAAATTGTAATATCGATGATCCCCAAGAAACATCCAAATCTGTAATTGGCATGAAACACGGTAGAAAAAAAGAGAATGCCGAGTATATTGAATTCTTAGATGGAAAAAGCGATCGAGGTTGGTCTGTATGGTACAGTTCGAAGAGAAAACAGAGCCTTAGCCCTCTTGCTCTGAGTAAGCTAGAAATGATCCATCAAGCGGTTTGGCAAATGGAGGAGGCAGAAATTTTCAAGTGTCCATCTTCCAGAAACAACGATCTTTCTTCTGCGCACACA ATCGAAGACTATTGTAAAGTTATCAAAAGTCCGATGTTTCTCGAAACTGTCGAGTACAAACTGAAGAATCGGATCTATCATAAAGTAGAACACGCAGTTAGAGACTTCCGTCGTATCGTTTATAATTCAAGATTATACCATAAG AACGATCATGACCGAGTGAAAACGATCGAGACGTTGTCGAAGAAACTTGAAGAATTATTTGAAGAACATTTTGCTAGCTGGGACTTTGATGACATTAGCGGAAGTCCAAGGGAAAGTTCGCCGGTATTTCATCGATTTAAAACTACTGAACAAAAGTCGGTAACACGACGTTATAGTAACGCGAAGAAAAGTCCGTCCCCTTCGATTACAGAAAGTATATGA